In the Microcebus murinus isolate Inina chromosome 14, M.murinus_Inina_mat1.0, whole genome shotgun sequence genome, one interval contains:
- the NKX1-2 gene encoding NK1 transcription factor-related protein 2: MLAWQDGGAKAAPTHHKISFSVLDILDPQKFTRAALPAVRLAPREAKKSLAEVEAGKDASPGDPGRQRETPDAAGRGAGPASPLEGSEAEEEEEDVEDAGRPQRRERAACLLGGPAARSPEARAGALTAGERGADGGGGPMGSPGSPGSPRPRRRRAEPNCAKPRRARTAFTYEQLVALENKFRTTRYLSVCERLNLALSLSLTETQVKIWFQNRRTKWKKQNPGADGAAQAGGGAPQPGTPMAAAGACGGGGGGTGGSPGPPGPGALSFQTFPSYSAANVLFPAAASFPLTAASAGSPFAPFLGPSYLTPFYAPHL, encoded by the exons ATGCTGGCATGGCAGGACGGCGGGGCCAAGGCGGCTCCGACCCACCACAAGATCTCCTTCTCGGTCCTGGACATCCTGGACCCGCAGAAATTCACCCGCGCTGCGCTCCCGGCCGTGCGCCTCGCTCCCCGGGAAGCCAAGAAAAGTTTGGCGGAGGTCGAAGCGGGGAAGGACGCCAGCCCCGGGGACCCGGGCCGACAGCGGGAGACCCCTG ATGCTGCGGGCCGAGGCGCCGGTCCGGCGTCCCCCCTGGAGGGCTCCgaggccgaggaggaggaggaggacgtggagGACGCGGGACGGCCGCAGCGACGGGAGCGGGCTGCGTGCTTGCTGGGCGGCCCGGCGGCGCGCTCTCccgaggcccgggctggggcgtTGACGGCTGGGGAGCGCGGCGCGGACGGCGGGGGCGGCCCCATGGGGTCCCCCGGCTCGCCGGGCTCCCCGCGGCCACGGCGCCGGCGCGCGGAGCCCAACTGCGCCAAGCCGCGGCGCGCGCGCACCGCCTTCACCTACGAGCAGCTGGTGGCCTTGGAGAACAAGTTCCGGACCACGCGCTACCTGTCCGTGTGCGAGCGCCTGAACCTGGCGCTGTCGCTCAGCCTCACGGAGACGCAGGTCAAAATCTGGTTCCAGAACCGCAGGACCAAGTGGAAGAAGCAGAACCCGGGCGCCGACGGCGCGGCGCAGGCGGGGGGCGGCGCGCCCCAGCCCGGGACGCCCATGGCTGCAGCTGGGGCctgcggcggcgggggcggcggcacGGGGGGCAGCCCCGGCCCGCCGGGCCCTGGCGCTCTGTCCTTCCAGACTTTCCCCTCCTACTCGGCGGCCAACGTGCTCTTCCCGGCCGCCGCCTCCTTCCCGCTGACGGCCGCCTCTGCCGGGAGCCCCTTCGCGCCCTTCCTCGGGCCCTCCTACTTGACCCCCTTCTACGCCCCGCACCTATGA